One Syntrophorhabdaceae bacterium genomic window carries:
- a CDS encoding polysaccharide biosynthesis/export family protein codes for MKLRTLMNIGLSMLVVMAAACAPNAVRNPASISQMEQQAKSSPQKEYVISSGDVLDIKFMHNPDLNELALPVRPDGRISLQLAPDIMAAGLTPNQLKNVLTQKYSSELKEPEIAVIVRSFAGEKIFVDGEVAFPGLVDLRGPTTVMAAIAQARGLRDTARLSNVIVIRNDANGKPMAANLDLRKVINGTDMSQNIFLMPYDIVYVPRSNIARIDKFVDEYINRVVPGGFPGFSGFHNPYAYAFGGFTQVYPDTGATITVH; via the coding sequence ATGAAATTGAGAACGCTTATGAACATAGGTCTTTCAATGCTCGTTGTAATGGCAGCGGCATGCGCTCCAAATGCTGTCAGGAACCCGGCCTCCATCAGTCAAATGGAACAGCAGGCAAAGAGCTCCCCGCAGAAGGAGTATGTAATAAGCTCCGGTGACGTGCTCGACATCAAGTTCATGCACAATCCTGACCTCAATGAGCTCGCTCTTCCCGTGAGGCCGGACGGCCGCATTTCTCTGCAACTGGCTCCTGACATCATGGCAGCCGGGCTCACTCCGAACCAATTGAAGAATGTGCTCACACAAAAATACTCTTCCGAGCTCAAGGAGCCCGAAATAGCGGTGATCGTGCGGTCTTTCGCGGGTGAGAAGATCTTTGTGGATGGCGAGGTGGCGTTTCCCGGGCTCGTCGACTTAAGAGGCCCCACCACGGTAATGGCGGCCATCGCCCAGGCTCGAGGGCTTCGCGACACGGCACGCTTAAGCAATGTCATTGTGATTCGTAACGACGCCAATGGAAAACCCATGGCAGCGAATCTCGACTTAAGAAAGGTCATCAATGGGACAGATATGAGCCAGAATATCTTTCTCATGCCTTACGATATCGTGTATGTCCCGAGATCCAATATAGCCCGGATCGATAAATTCGTGGATGAGTATATAAACAGGGTCGTTCCTGGCGGATTTCCCGGGTTCTCCGGCTTTCACAACCCTTACGCATACGCTTTCGGCGGATTTACCCAGGTGTATCCCGATACCGGCGCTACTATAACCGTCCATTAA
- a CDS encoding AAA family ATPase translates to MYLSFYNLKKQPFHITPDPEFLYLSPSHKEALAAIIYGIEQRKGFIAIVGAVGVGKTTILRSYLESAERKHLKIIYVFNAKLTFNELLKTIYQELGLPVESNDVLEMVNKLYEVLIEEYKKDNTVILIIDEAQNMPVDTLESLRMLSNLETSKDKLIQIVLVGQPEFEEQLNLNRLRQLKQRLAIRSTILPLTPHESIEYIRFRLQKAGSNPGSVFSPGALKTIVRRAKGIPRVLNILCDNALITGFGYRKKPVSQKITKEIIRDFEGLKQSSTARWWVSAVSAMILLFLGGTVWLALYKEADFDKISVMLSRGHRHLTDSASQPERVETPAARDDHDTPAQSLPPKGETPPPAVNDDHKAVTKTVVRGDTLSKLAQEVYGNSDTKVLQFIRKSNPQIADPNLILRGSTITFPTSHKQEE, encoded by the coding sequence ATGTATTTGAGTTTTTACAACCTCAAGAAACAACCCTTTCACATCACTCCGGACCCGGAGTTCCTCTACTTAAGCCCGAGCCATAAAGAAGCTTTGGCCGCCATCATATATGGCATAGAGCAGAGGAAGGGATTTATTGCCATCGTTGGTGCCGTTGGGGTCGGCAAGACAACGATCCTTCGATCATACCTGGAAAGTGCAGAGAGAAAACACCTCAAGATCATATACGTCTTCAATGCAAAGCTCACCTTCAACGAACTCCTCAAAACCATTTATCAGGAGCTCGGCCTTCCCGTGGAAAGTAATGACGTTCTGGAGATGGTCAACAAGCTGTACGAGGTCTTAATCGAAGAATACAAGAAAGATAATACGGTCATACTGATCATCGACGAAGCCCAGAATATGCCTGTGGATACGCTTGAGAGCTTGCGCATGCTTTCGAACCTCGAGACGTCCAAAGACAAGTTGATTCAGATCGTGCTCGTCGGTCAACCCGAGTTCGAAGAGCAGCTCAACTTGAACAGGTTAAGACAGCTAAAACAACGGCTTGCCATCCGATCGACGATTTTGCCTCTCACGCCGCACGAAAGCATCGAGTACATCCGGTTCAGACTGCAAAAGGCCGGCTCCAACCCAGGCTCGGTTTTCTCGCCAGGCGCCTTGAAGACGATTGTGCGAAGAGCCAAGGGGATTCCCAGGGTACTCAACATTCTCTGTGACAACGCCCTGATCACGGGGTTCGGTTACCGCAAAAAACCTGTTTCGCAGAAAATAACAAAAGAGATAATCCGGGACTTTGAAGGGCTCAAACAGTCCTCGACTGCTCGATGGTGGGTATCTGCGGTTTCGGCCATGATCTTATTATTTCTCGGCGGCACGGTTTGGCTTGCGCTCTATAAGGAAGCCGATTTCGATAAGATCTCTGTGATGCTATCGCGCGGGCACAGGCATCTGACTGATTCTGCGAGTCAGCCGGAACGGGTTGAGACCCCGGCCGCGCGCGATGATCACGATACCCCGGCGCAGTCTTTGCCGCCCAAGGGGGAGACACCGCCCCCTGCCGTGAATGACGACCACAAGGCCGTCACCAAAACGGTGGTACGTGGCGACACCCTTTCCAAATTAGCACAGGAAGTGTACGGCAACTCAGATACAAAGGTTTTACAATTCATCCGTAAAAGCAATCCTCAGATTGCGGACCCGAATCTCATTCTGAGAGGCAGTACCATTACTTTTCCCACATCTCACAAACAAGAAGAGTAG
- a CDS encoding GumC family protein produces MMEQNYQPFDFTNIRDLLTIVFKHKYKIFITFLVIFIGVTALALIMPRPYESKSVLLVKLGREFMNRPEVNGGSGFSVPPDTILRGEISILTSRDLISKVINTIGVEKLYPTTNKITAGTETPEQKAIKSFEENLSVTNVPGSSLIQVTFTHSDSYLAPRVVNTLVDAFKDKHLEVFSGNSTEFLENQQKAIEEKLKQSEGNLATFKQKHGVFSFDEQKTALIQQRSMLDTALKAAQNQMTEVDQKIAFIRSPKWMADTPQEMRSQLAALQQRERELSERYTDNSRAIQNVRQEIQLTKDAMGRNNEELRQIELGKAEGDLAVVKAKVENLKRQFSQVEGEVFALDARGRELQDLKREATQQEQSYDTYARKLQESLIMDDMDRHKMVAISVVEKATIPATPKKQKLDKHRMVAAGFLGGIAAGFALAFFLEFSASGMTTPYSAERRLGLPVMVAIAKKQSI; encoded by the coding sequence ATGATGGAACAGAATTACCAACCTTTTGATTTTACCAACATACGTGATCTTCTTACGATCGTGTTTAAGCACAAGTACAAGATCTTCATTACCTTTCTCGTGATCTTTATCGGGGTCACCGCTCTCGCCCTGATCATGCCGCGGCCGTATGAGTCGAAAAGCGTGTTGCTCGTAAAGCTTGGACGGGAGTTTATGAACCGCCCCGAAGTGAACGGAGGAAGCGGATTTTCCGTTCCACCGGACACAATCCTGAGAGGTGAGATCAGCATACTGACGAGCAGGGACCTCATCAGTAAGGTCATCAATACCATCGGCGTTGAAAAACTCTATCCCACGACAAACAAGATCACCGCCGGTACGGAAACGCCGGAACAGAAGGCGATCAAGTCATTTGAAGAGAACTTGAGCGTTACGAACGTCCCCGGCTCGAGCCTGATACAGGTTACCTTTACCCATTCCGACTCGTACCTGGCGCCCCGGGTGGTAAATACGCTGGTCGACGCTTTCAAGGACAAGCACCTGGAAGTTTTCAGCGGGAACAGCACCGAGTTTCTGGAAAATCAACAGAAGGCCATCGAGGAGAAGCTCAAACAATCGGAAGGCAATCTCGCCACATTCAAGCAGAAACACGGGGTCTTTTCCTTCGATGAACAAAAAACTGCACTGATACAACAACGGAGTATGCTCGACACGGCGCTCAAGGCCGCCCAAAACCAGATGACCGAAGTCGATCAAAAGATCGCCTTCATACGAAGCCCCAAATGGATGGCCGATACCCCCCAGGAGATGCGATCACAACTGGCCGCCCTTCAGCAGAGAGAGAGGGAGCTTTCTGAGAGATACACGGACAATAGCCGGGCAATCCAGAACGTGCGTCAGGAAATCCAACTGACAAAGGATGCCATGGGCAGAAACAACGAAGAATTGAGACAGATAGAACTCGGGAAGGCTGAAGGAGACCTGGCCGTGGTCAAAGCTAAGGTCGAAAATCTGAAACGTCAGTTTTCTCAGGTAGAGGGTGAGGTTTTTGCCCTCGATGCGCGTGGGCGCGAGTTACAAGATTTGAAACGTGAGGCGACACAGCAGGAACAAAGCTACGATACCTATGCACGAAAGCTTCAGGAGTCCCTCATTATGGACGACATGGACCGGCATAAGATGGTCGCCATCAGTGTGGTCGAAAAAGCAACCATTCCTGCAACGCCAAAGAAACAGAAACTCGACAAACACCGGATGGTAGCAGCAGGGTTCCTGGGCGGTATTGCGGCGGGTTTTGCCCTCGCATTTTTCCTTGAATTCAGCGCTTCAGGCATGACAACACCCTATAGCGCTGAACGACGCCTGGGCCTGCCCGTAATGGTTGCGATCGCAAAAAAACAGAGCATTTAA